ATGACCGAGATCGTCACGGGGACGCCGGCGTCGGCGCCCGACCGAGGTGCAGGGCTCGCGTGCGCCCGGTTCGGACGGGTCGTGCTCATCGGCCCGCGCACGGTCCTGCGAGTGACGCAGGGGGCGAGCGCCGGTCAGGTGGCCTCGCCGTTCACGGCGCTGGTCCACACCCGCGAGGGGGCCACCTCGCGCAGTCACGTCGTCTCGTCCCGGACCGGCCTCGCCCCGGTGCTCGGGCTGGGAGAGGACGTGTGCGCGATCGTCGTCCCCGACGTCCTGCTCCCGCCCCGGGACGTGGTGGAGGCGGTGGTCCCTCTCGAGGACGGCTCGCTCGCGCGGGTCTCGCGCGAGATGACCCGCGCCCTGTGCACCGCCGTCCAGCCCGGGCGCTCACCGGCCTCGGACACCGCCCTGGAGGACCTCGCGGTG
Above is a genomic segment from Georgenia wutianyii containing:
- a CDS encoding AraC family transcriptional regulator; amino-acid sequence: MTEIVTGTPASAPDRGAGLACARFGRVVLIGPRTVLRVTQGASAGQVASPFTALVHTREGATSRSHVVSSRTGLAPVLGLGEDVCAIVVPDVLLPPRDVVEAVVPLEDGSLARVSREMTRALCTAVQPGRSPASDTALEDLAVAIVRDVLREHHAATRTGPEDSDDIRRLAWSTIAERHCDPEFAVAALARELHVSRRQLYRRFPDPVGPADLITRYRLSTAARLIREDPALALSDVAVRSGFSGVATMRAAFVARLGVTPAEYREHHDVERTA